One Thermofilum sp. genomic window carries:
- a CDS encoding nucleoside monophosphate kinase: protein MERLRVVILGPPGVGKGTYASAISRAFGIPHISTGELLRREIAAGTELGVKARYFVERGLLVPDEIVNQVLCNYLSLEECRRGYVLDGYPRTISQARFLESLAPADAAVALRASIETIVSRLAGRLYCPACGRVYHVTWRPPTREGFCDTCGTPLARRSDDDPSVVAKRVRIYYEEVSEVVEFYRKLGKLLEFDANVDSVVGVPKLLSILAERAVRIPPESY, encoded by the coding sequence GTGGAAAGGCTGAGAGTAGTCATCCTGGGGCCGCCCGGCGTGGGGAAAGGTACCTACGCTTCAGCCATCTCGAGGGCTTTCGGCATTCCCCACATCTCCACGGGGGAGCTCCTCAGGAGGGAGATAGCCGCGGGGACGGAGCTGGGAGTGAAAGCCCGCTACTTTGTGGAGCGAGGGCTTCTCGTGCCGGACGAGATCGTTAACCAAGTACTCTGCAACTACCTCTCTCTAGAGGAGTGTAGGAGAGGGTACGTCCTGGACGGCTACCCAAGAACTATCAGCCAGGCAAGGTTTCTCGAAAGCTTAGCCCCCGCTGACGCTGCAGTAGCTCTTAGAGCAAGCATCGAGACCATAGTTTCCAGGCTCGCGGGCAGGCTCTACTGCCCCGCATGCGGCCGCGTCTACCACGTAACCTGGAGGCCGCCGACTAGAGAAGGATTTTGCGACACTTGCGGTACACCTCTAGCCCGTAGGAGCGATGACGACCCGTCTGTAGTAGCAAAGCGTGTAAGAATCTACTACGAGGAGGTAAGCGAGGTCGTCGAGTTCTATAGGAAGCTAGGGAAGCTGCTGGAGTTCGACGCTAACGTGGATTCCGTAGTGGGTGTGCCGAAGCTCCTGAGCATTCTCGCCGAGAGAGCTGTGAGGATCCCGCCTGAAAGTTACTAA
- a CDS encoding energy-coupling factor transporter transmembrane component T, whose product MYVERKSLFHSLDPRVKLAWTLLVLFSSIAAQHNGLKSLPIFISTVASLSLSGIGAGLAALLIFNASVFLLVTTLIWAGMYASQGVPLITLGFLRLTDVGLLVALGKFFLIINPVIAFIVFFSTTRPYQISWALERLGVPSKVALSFVIALSLLPSVVRAVRDVIDVQRLRGLSLDRGGVLERLRKHVPIIVPVISRLLSDVWDLSMVLASRYAGVAARRTYVFEPRWSARDLAFLAVSLTFYGGVILWALL is encoded by the coding sequence ATGTACGTTGAAAGAAAGTCTCTCTTTCACTCCCTCGACCCTAGGGTGAAGCTCGCCTGGACACTCCTCGTCCTATTTTCTTCGATTGCCGCGCAGCATAACGGCTTGAAAAGCCTCCCTATCTTCATCTCGACAGTAGCCTCGCTGTCCCTCTCAGGCATCGGCGCGGGGCTGGCAGCGCTTCTAATCTTCAACGCCTCAGTATTCCTCCTCGTAACCACGCTGATCTGGGCCGGAATGTACGCATCGCAAGGCGTGCCGCTCATCACTCTCGGCTTTCTCAGGCTGACGGACGTGGGTCTGCTGGTAGCGCTAGGCAAGTTCTTTCTCATAATAAACCCGGTTATCGCCTTCATCGTTTTCTTCTCAACTACGCGACCATACCAGATATCCTGGGCTCTGGAGAGGTTGGGCGTTCCCTCGAAAGTCGCTCTCTCATTCGTCATCGCGCTGAGCCTCCTCCCCTCCGTTGTGAGAGCAGTGAGAGACGTCATCGACGTTCAGAGGTTGAGGGGGCTCAGCCTGGATAGGGGCGGCGTGCTGGAGAGGCTGCGAAAGCACGTTCCGATAATAGTCCCGGTAATCTCCCGCCTTCTGAGCGACGTGTGGGATCTGAGCATGGTTCTCGCTTCAAGGTACGCTGGGGTAGCCGCTAGAAGGACCTACGTGTTCGAGCCGCGCTGGTCGGCGAGAGACCTCGCTTTCCTGGCAGTTTCTCTCACCTTCTATGGGGGTGTGATTCTATGGGCTCTGCTGTGA
- a CDS encoding MFS transporter has translation MSGGGRSAVPIILSLMLLVLFYSMGFYMLNPIIRTLREEGLIPGATEVEWRFYAGLIGTVLQGVGLASSLILGYFADRFGRRPVIFAAGLMMGAGLLLVSAATSYFQLLSFFVLFGVGFVGIGPAIYAFISDAVPSESRGKGYAAYYASSVVAMILGLIVAGILLHWRPAYALAGAMTLLFTTTLFMLSKGVTIGYSEKRESAAGGSSLKDALPSLKKRSVLLILLMIIPWTIPWGMLSYWSVDYLVAKWGVSRETASLVLALATASIAAGHVVGGSLSDKMAGKGEISWRAKISLVGVIVGYLFMLTMLLYPYPYGRENLENLLPPALIAVGGMMFTTFAYPNISTVMSDVVPPEHRGKVFAVYGVLNNLGWTLGPSAYAVTLGLVSRIVGDSVQAMTYSASMIVSLWIFAAICWAVLVKTYPKEKL, from the coding sequence GTGAGCGGTGGTGGGAGATCTGCCGTACCGATAATCTTGTCGCTGATGCTCCTCGTGCTCTTCTACTCGATGGGCTTCTACATGCTCAACCCGATCATCAGAACTCTCCGCGAGGAAGGGCTCATACCCGGAGCGACCGAGGTCGAGTGGCGCTTCTACGCGGGCTTGATAGGCACAGTGCTCCAAGGTGTTGGGCTAGCCTCCTCCCTGATACTCGGGTACTTCGCGGACAGGTTCGGCCGGCGCCCAGTCATCTTTGCAGCTGGCCTCATGATGGGTGCAGGGCTGCTCCTGGTCTCGGCTGCTACCAGCTACTTCCAGCTTCTCTCATTCTTCGTGCTCTTCGGCGTAGGCTTCGTGGGCATAGGCCCGGCGATCTACGCGTTCATCTCCGACGCTGTTCCGAGCGAGAGCAGGGGGAAGGGTTACGCAGCCTACTACGCTTCAAGCGTCGTCGCGATGATACTGGGCTTGATAGTCGCCGGCATTCTCCTGCACTGGAGGCCCGCCTACGCGCTAGCTGGAGCGATGACTCTACTGTTCACCACCACCCTCTTCATGCTTTCGAAAGGGGTCACGATCGGGTACTCCGAGAAGAGGGAGAGCGCAGCGGGGGGCTCCTCCCTGAAGGACGCGCTCCCCAGCCTGAAGAAGAGGAGCGTGCTCCTGATACTGCTCATGATCATCCCGTGGACGATCCCCTGGGGTATGCTGAGCTACTGGTCTGTCGACTACCTCGTCGCGAAGTGGGGAGTGAGCAGGGAGACGGCCTCTCTGGTTCTCGCGCTCGCCACGGCCAGCATCGCGGCGGGCCACGTAGTGGGAGGAAGCCTGAGCGACAAGATGGCTGGTAAAGGCGAGATCAGCTGGAGAGCGAAGATCTCCCTTGTAGGCGTCATAGTAGGGTACCTCTTCATGCTCACGATGCTCCTGTACCCCTACCCCTACGGGCGCGAAAACCTCGAGAACCTGCTGCCGCCGGCGCTGATAGCGGTGGGAGGAATGATGTTCACCACCTTCGCGTACCCGAACATAAGCACCGTAATGAGCGACGTCGTGCCGCCGGAGCATAGAGGTAAGGTTTTCGCCGTCTACGGAGTCCTGAACAACCTGGGGTGGACCCTCGGCCCCTCCGCCTACGCGGTCACTCTAGGCCTTGTGTCGAGAATCGTAGGAGACAGCGTGCAAGCGATGACTTACTCCGCTTCGATGATCGTCTCCCTATGGATCTTCGCGGCCATCTGCTGGGCTGTGCTCGTCAAGACTTACCCGAAGGAGAAGCTCTAG
- a CDS encoding transglutaminase-like domain-containing protein yields the protein MSENVLEFMREPLPQDLQVLVKSGRYSEAKSLILELLRGAGSPLRERLLFELDRMERLRHEFPYSLEEAYAIASAEVRELSMDEFRSLLGRGCVDHVLVDGQVKVLRRFLPNMFWLCPELRKRRLRGEDEREVIAREVLRGRAERVVEAARARGGGYVLPLRYRVRARLRVLKPSEYPLRVWIPLPRQDELHPEVRILKASPEPKRVAPPDHPQRTVYFELEAGSEVELTYEYVSRGFHVQVDPKEVSGEVPGELEVYLAERPPHIVFTPALRELAERIVGGETNPYLKARKIWDWITSNVRYTYAMDYALYDNISEYVATHLRGDCGMQALLFITLCRIVGVPARWQSGWYMNPVSPGMHDWAQFYVEPYGWLYADPSFGGRRRGELWRPEFYFGSIEGYRLAANVEVSAQFDPPKRFFRSDPVDSQRGEVEAEDRNLYYDEWEFSLDILGVERLPE from the coding sequence ATGAGCGAAAACGTGCTAGAGTTCATGAGAGAGCCGCTGCCGCAGGATCTTCAGGTTCTCGTAAAGTCGGGGCGCTACTCGGAGGCTAAGTCCCTTATTCTCGAGCTATTGAGGGGGGCGGGGAGCCCCCTGAGGGAGCGTCTGCTCTTCGAACTGGATCGCATGGAGAGGCTGCGCCACGAGTTCCCGTACTCTCTCGAAGAAGCGTACGCGATCGCTTCCGCAGAGGTGCGCGAGCTATCGATGGACGAGTTCAGGTCTCTCCTCGGAAGAGGCTGCGTTGACCACGTCCTCGTCGACGGGCAGGTCAAAGTCCTGAGGAGGTTTCTACCAAACATGTTCTGGCTGTGCCCTGAGCTAAGGAAGCGCAGGCTGCGCGGCGAGGACGAGAGGGAGGTGATCGCTAGGGAGGTGCTGCGCGGGCGGGCTGAGCGGGTGGTGGAGGCTGCGAGGGCTAGAGGAGGCGGTTATGTCCTACCTCTGAGGTACAGGGTGAGAGCACGCCTACGGGTCCTCAAGCCGAGCGAATACCCTCTCCGCGTCTGGATACCTCTGCCGAGGCAGGACGAGCTGCACCCCGAGGTGAGGATCCTGAAAGCGAGCCCTGAGCCGAAGCGTGTGGCACCGCCCGACCACCCGCAGCGCACTGTATACTTCGAGCTGGAGGCCGGTAGCGAGGTTGAGCTAACCTACGAGTACGTCTCCAGAGGTTTCCACGTGCAAGTCGACCCGAAAGAGGTCTCGGGCGAAGTCCCCGGTGAGCTGGAGGTGTACCTTGCCGAGAGGCCGCCGCACATCGTCTTCACACCCGCACTAAGAGAGCTCGCAGAGCGCATAGTTGGAGGTGAAACGAACCCCTACCTCAAGGCGAGAAAGATCTGGGACTGGATCACCTCGAACGTCAGGTACACCTACGCTATGGATTACGCGCTGTACGACAACATCAGCGAGTACGTAGCTACGCACCTGAGAGGTGATTGCGGCATGCAAGCACTGCTTTTCATCACGCTCTGCCGCATCGTTGGGGTGCCTGCGCGCTGGCAGTCCGGGTGGTACATGAACCCGGTGTCTCCGGGGATGCACGACTGGGCGCAGTTCTACGTAGAGCCCTACGGCTGGCTGTACGCAGATCCGAGCTTCGGCGGAAGAAGGAGGGGAGAGCTATGGCGCCCCGAGTTCTACTTCGGCTCGATCGAAGGCTACAGGTTAGCGGCTAACGTTGAAGTCTCTGCTCAGTTCGACCCACCGAAGAGGTTCTTCCGCTCCGACCCTGTGGACAGCCAGAGAGGTGAGGTCGAAGCGGAGGACAGGAACCTGTACTACGACGAGTGGGAGTTCTCCCTAGACATCCTAGGCGTTGAGAGACTGCCAGAGTAG
- a CDS encoding AAA-associated domain-containing protein, whose amino-acid sequence MSQDTSRRRKVLLPHDLTPDHLLGFLELLHSLGGSIDSMYVGDSLNENVSMLPHAIDVAEALGLVAQEHGNLQITEAGRRIVKGDPKSVRRELRKLVDKIEPLGELVNLLREKASLSIDEFMELVEKYYPGNAEEAAKNLLIWGAFLHLFKMDEDDEEIRPF is encoded by the coding sequence GTGTCACAGGACACGAGTAGAAGGAGGAAGGTTTTACTTCCACATGACCTCACTCCCGACCACCTCCTGGGTTTCCTCGAGCTGCTGCATAGCCTAGGTGGTAGCATAGACTCCATGTACGTCGGGGACTCATTGAACGAGAACGTTTCCATGCTCCCACACGCCATCGACGTCGCGGAGGCTCTAGGCCTGGTAGCTCAGGAGCACGGTAACCTGCAGATAACGGAGGCTGGGAGGAGGATCGTAAAAGGCGACCCGAAGAGCGTGAGGAGAGAGTTGAGGAAGCTTGTGGACAAAATAGAGCCTTTGGGAGAGCTCGTCAACCTGCTTAGGGAGAAGGCGTCGCTTAGCATCGACGAGTTCATGGAGCTTGTGGAGAAGTACTACCCCGGGAACGCTGAGGAAGCTGCCAAGAACCTGCTGATCTGGGGTGCTTTCCTCCACCTATTCAAGATGGACGAGGACGACGAGGAGATAAGACCTTTTTAA
- a CDS encoding ABC transporter ATP-binding protein, with amino-acid sequence MIVFEDVSFQYPRGPLAVRDVSLKIERGEFVGIIGHSGAGKTTLAKLAVGLLKPTRGRVLVDGADTAVTPVSDLARRVGYVYQNPDMMLFASSILEEVGFALRNFGFPESEVEERVRDALRAVDLNKPLTASPHALSFGEKHRLAIACVLATEPEYIILDEPTTGLDYARCLTLFNVLRSLNEKGKTVIVITHDLDLLARYSTRVLVLERGMLVRDGPASEVLGDTAFLESRGFIPTHLLRLASSLKCSVLTPEAIAKEVYERMLRSKATG; translated from the coding sequence GTGATCGTCTTCGAGGATGTGAGCTTCCAGTACCCGAGAGGCCCTCTAGCGGTGAGGGATGTCTCGCTGAAGATCGAGAGGGGGGAGTTCGTCGGGATAATAGGGCACAGCGGTGCGGGAAAGACCACGCTAGCTAAGCTCGCTGTCGGCCTGCTGAAGCCCACGAGGGGGCGCGTCCTAGTCGACGGTGCCGACACGGCTGTCACGCCGGTCTCCGATCTTGCCCGCAGGGTCGGCTACGTTTACCAGAACCCGGACATGATGCTTTTCGCTTCGTCGATACTCGAGGAGGTGGGCTTTGCACTCAGGAACTTCGGCTTCCCCGAGAGCGAGGTCGAGGAGAGGGTTCGCGATGCGCTGCGCGCCGTGGACTTGAATAAGCCGCTCACAGCCTCTCCGCACGCGCTGAGCTTCGGGGAGAAGCACAGGCTAGCGATTGCCTGCGTGCTGGCTACGGAGCCCGAATACATTATTCTCGATGAGCCCACCACGGGCTTGGACTACGCCAGGTGCTTAACTCTATTCAACGTTCTACGCTCTCTCAACGAGAAGGGGAAGACCGTGATCGTGATTACCCACGACCTGGACCTGCTGGCGCGCTACTCCACTAGGGTGCTCGTCCTCGAGAGAGGGATGTTGGTGCGCGACGGTCCCGCTTCAGAGGTGCTGGGAGACACCGCTTTTCTCGAGTCGAGGGGCTTCATACCGACGCACCTCCTCCGACTCGCCAGCTCCTTGAAGTGTAGCGTTCTAACTCCAGAAGCCATCGCCAAGGAGGTTTACGAGCGCATGCTGAGATCTAAGGCTACCGGCTAG
- a CDS encoding ABC transporter ATP-binding protein, which yields MGSAVTVKGLSARYVGSEAWALRGVNLEVREGEMLVLMGPSGCGKSTLLKVLAGLMPWVVPGTVEGEVRVAGVDVLAAGYRALAGRVGIVYQNPEVQVITRSVFEELAMAPENLGLPKKEVEERVMDVARALGLENYLWRDPQTLSGGEKQLVAIASVLTMRPRVLLLDEPTSMLDHAGTRMVLDLVTRLKEEQRLTIIAAEHRVEWAVDVADRVAVMSEGSIMLDGSPEEVFSRVEEVQRYGVRPPGVSEVAYHLRGMGVLARIPVRLKDFEEVLGGLA from the coding sequence ATGGGCTCTGCTGTGACCGTTAAAGGTTTGAGCGCGAGGTACGTGGGCTCAGAGGCTTGGGCGCTGAGGGGGGTTAACTTAGAGGTCAGAGAGGGGGAGATGCTGGTTCTCATGGGGCCCTCGGGCTGCGGTAAGAGTACTCTCCTCAAAGTTCTGGCGGGCCTCATGCCCTGGGTAGTCCCGGGAACCGTTGAAGGCGAGGTTCGCGTGGCGGGTGTTGACGTGCTGGCCGCAGGGTACAGGGCTCTGGCGGGGCGCGTGGGGATTGTCTACCAGAACCCAGAGGTGCAGGTGATCACCAGGTCGGTCTTCGAGGAGCTGGCTATGGCTCCCGAGAACCTCGGCCTGCCGAAGAAGGAGGTTGAGGAGAGGGTGATGGACGTTGCCCGCGCGCTGGGCCTCGAAAACTACCTGTGGAGGGACCCGCAGACGCTCTCTGGAGGGGAGAAGCAGCTGGTAGCTATCGCAAGCGTGCTCACCATGAGGCCGAGAGTTCTTCTACTCGACGAGCCGACTTCAATGCTGGATCACGCTGGAACGAGAATGGTGCTGGATCTCGTCACGCGGCTCAAGGAAGAGCAGAGGTTAACGATCATAGCGGCAGAGCACAGAGTGGAGTGGGCGGTCGACGTGGCTGACAGAGTTGCTGTTATGAGCGAGGGGTCGATTATGCTCGACGGGAGCCCTGAGGAGGTCTTCAGCAGAGTTGAGGAGGTGCAGCGGTACGGGGTAAGGCCTCCCGGAGTGAGCGAAGTCGCTTACCACCTGAGGGGGATGGGTGTGCTTGCTAGAATACCGGTCAGGCTGAAGGACTTTGAAGAGGTTCTGGGTGGGCTGGCGTGA
- a CDS encoding QueT transporter family protein, translated as MVQQRALGIIAIAAGLLVTALIIYAFYEAYRARPDSPFSEFIISKAFLGSHPIVYAIGAIVWIIGTLIFIVELAGYTPTLRGLRKSGMGVASWSVIDTALTALSAAVYGALLAATAPLVIFPGFTWLRPANSLAPLFGMFFGIPGCFGVALGNLIADIVGGFFGVGSIGGFVGNFLIAYLPYKFVRDHTFSTSASVGEFYLWGVLVQAIVSALYICWWLDVMQNVVGLPIFVTWGIIAPSILSNNIVVNATLSPILGRVLYPLIKGRGLYWRDRVRPLA; from the coding sequence GTGGTGCAGCAGAGAGCGCTGGGAATTATAGCCATAGCAGCAGGGCTCCTGGTAACGGCTCTCATCATCTATGCCTTCTACGAGGCCTACCGAGCAAGGCCCGATAGCCCCTTCAGCGAGTTCATAATCTCTAAAGCCTTCCTCGGCTCGCACCCGATAGTTTACGCCATTGGCGCCATCGTGTGGATTATAGGGACGCTGATCTTCATCGTGGAGCTTGCGGGCTACACACCCACGCTACGAGGTCTGAGGAAGAGCGGTATGGGCGTAGCGAGCTGGAGCGTTATCGACACCGCGCTGACCGCGCTCAGTGCCGCCGTCTACGGAGCTCTCCTGGCGGCTACAGCCCCGCTGGTAATCTTCCCCGGCTTCACCTGGCTTAGGCCCGCGAACTCTCTAGCACCCCTCTTCGGCATGTTTTTCGGCATCCCCGGCTGCTTCGGAGTAGCTCTGGGCAACCTCATCGCCGACATCGTCGGGGGATTCTTCGGCGTTGGCTCGATAGGCGGCTTCGTAGGCAACTTCCTCATAGCTTACCTCCCCTACAAATTCGTGAGAGACCATACCTTCTCGACGTCCGCATCGGTTGGAGAGTTCTACCTGTGGGGAGTGCTAGTCCAGGCTATTGTTAGCGCCCTCTACATCTGCTGGTGGCTGGACGTGATGCAGAACGTTGTCGGGCTACCTATCTTCGTGACGTGGGGGATCATCGCCCCCTCGATACTTTCCAACAACATTGTTGTCAACGCGACTCTCTCGCCGATCTTGGGCCGCGTCCTCTACCCGCTAATCAAAGGCCGCGGGCTCTACTGGAGAGACCGCGTCAGGCCCCTCGCCTAA